The Salana multivorans genome window below encodes:
- a CDS encoding ABC transporter permease, with translation MTRLTTAPPRAGARAGAPRRATRIATTLLPALVLAVALLLLWTWGSGRLGRTLLPSPGAVVAALRELAATGDLWPATLATAGVALWGIGIAVVVALPLAWIIVHSRAAAAAVEPYVAISQAIPAIAIAPLLALWFGYGNGTTALLAAVIVFFPVVIATTLGLRSLDPDVIGAARVDGAGTWQLLRHLEIPLAAPETLAGLRAGVALAMTGAIVGEFVLGGHGLGQLLVAQRDRTDTAGMFATLVVIGGVSAAGYFLVRLAEHRARRLTQA, from the coding sequence ATGACGCGGCTGACCACGGCCCCACCCCGTGCTGGCGCGCGCGCCGGCGCTCCGCGCCGAGCCACACGCATCGCGACGACCCTCCTGCCCGCGCTCGTCCTCGCCGTCGCCCTCCTGCTCCTGTGGACCTGGGGCTCCGGCCGGCTCGGCCGCACGCTCCTGCCGTCCCCGGGAGCGGTCGTCGCGGCGCTGCGCGAGCTGGCCGCGACGGGCGACCTGTGGCCAGCGACGCTGGCGACCGCCGGCGTCGCGCTCTGGGGCATCGGCATCGCCGTCGTCGTCGCGCTCCCGCTCGCCTGGATCATCGTCCACTCGCGGGCGGCGGCCGCCGCCGTCGAGCCCTACGTCGCGATCTCGCAGGCCATCCCGGCCATCGCGATCGCGCCGCTGCTGGCCCTCTGGTTCGGGTACGGCAACGGGACGACGGCGCTGCTCGCCGCCGTCATCGTGTTCTTCCCCGTCGTCATCGCCACGACGCTCGGCCTGCGCTCGCTCGACCCGGACGTCATCGGGGCCGCGCGCGTCGACGGCGCCGGGACGTGGCAGCTCCTGCGCCACCTCGAGATCCCGCTCGCGGCGCCGGAGACGCTCGCCGGCCTGCGCGCCGGCGTCGCGCTCGCCATGACGGGCGCGATCGTCGGCGAGTTCGTCCTCGGCGGGCACGGCCTCGGCCAGCTCCTCGTCGCGCAGCGCGACCGCACCGACACGGCCGGCATGTTCGCCACCCTCGTGGTCATCGGTGGGGTCTCCGCCGCCGGCTACTTCCTCGTCCGCCTCGCCGAGCACCGTGCTCGGCGGCTCACCCAGGCCTGA
- the rpe gene encoding ribulose-phosphate 3-epimerase, whose protein sequence is MGIRITPSILNSDVSDLRAQLDLIATADWAHVDVMDNHFVPNLTWGLPVVEALVPITPVPLDIHLMITDPDRWAPAYAEAGAQSVTFHAEAASAPIRLARELRRLGARSAMALKPTTELDAYLPVLPELDMLLVMTVEPGFGGQSFIDPMLDKIRRARRAIADRDLDIRIQVDGGINPDTIERAAEAGADTFVAGTAVFRAEDPAGAIARLRELAEAGHARAHRH, encoded by the coding sequence GTGGGTATCCGCATCACTCCGAGCATCCTCAACTCCGACGTGTCCGACCTGCGCGCGCAGCTCGATCTCATCGCCACGGCGGACTGGGCGCACGTCGACGTCATGGACAACCACTTCGTGCCCAACCTCACCTGGGGACTGCCGGTGGTCGAGGCGCTCGTGCCGATCACGCCGGTGCCGCTCGACATCCATCTCATGATCACCGACCCCGATCGCTGGGCGCCCGCCTACGCCGAGGCGGGTGCGCAGAGCGTCACGTTCCACGCCGAGGCGGCGAGCGCGCCGATCCGGCTGGCGCGCGAGCTGCGCCGGCTGGGCGCCCGCTCGGCCATGGCGCTCAAGCCGACGACCGAGCTCGACGCCTACCTCCCGGTGCTCCCGGAGCTGGACATGCTCCTCGTCATGACGGTCGAGCCCGGGTTCGGCGGGCAGTCGTTCATCGATCCCATGCTGGACAAGATCCGCCGCGCCCGCCGCGCCATCGCCGACCGCGACCTCGACATCCGGATCCAGGTCGACGGCGGGATCAACCCGGACACCATCGAGCGGGCCGCCGAGGCCGGTGCCGACACGTTCGTCGCCGGGACCGCCGTGTTCCGCGCGGAGGACCCGGCCGGGGCCATCGCGCGCCTGCGCGAGCTCGCCGAGGCCGGTCACGCGCGGGCGCACCGGCACTAG
- a CDS encoding squalene cyclase: protein MDPEVRDWLLDTDPALRWQVERDLLDEPEPVWRATRELMATEGMAARLLRLQDPDGQWAGGAFFPTRRDPRALVTPGDEDQPLCQPWTATTWTLATLREWGLDAALLAGTAEKLTTVRWEYDDLPYWGGEVDACINAKTLATGAWLGADIEPIVTWFLEHQLPDGGWNCEWVEGSTRSSFHSTINSLAGILWWEQHTGRDDLRDARHRAEEYLLERRLMYRLSSGEPVGPWVRLLHYPFRAVYSSLRALDHLRRASATDGAPPDPRAAEAVEVLRSQRHEDGRWYQGYRLPGERWFEIDVPVGEPSPWLTLHALRVLRWWDAGQRS from the coding sequence ATGGACCCCGAGGTGCGTGACTGGCTGCTCGACACCGACCCGGCGCTGCGCTGGCAGGTCGAGCGCGACCTGCTGGACGAGCCCGAGCCCGTGTGGCGTGCCACCCGAGAGCTCATGGCGACCGAGGGCATGGCCGCCCGGCTGCTCCGGCTGCAGGACCCCGACGGTCAGTGGGCCGGCGGCGCGTTCTTCCCCACCCGGCGCGATCCCCGCGCGCTCGTCACGCCGGGCGACGAGGACCAGCCCCTGTGCCAGCCGTGGACGGCCACGACCTGGACGCTCGCGACGCTGCGCGAGTGGGGGCTGGACGCGGCACTCCTCGCCGGCACGGCCGAGAAGCTGACGACCGTCCGGTGGGAGTACGACGACCTGCCCTACTGGGGCGGTGAGGTCGATGCCTGCATCAATGCCAAGACCCTCGCCACGGGCGCCTGGCTCGGCGCGGACATCGAGCCGATCGTCACCTGGTTCCTCGAGCACCAGCTCCCCGACGGCGGGTGGAACTGCGAGTGGGTCGAGGGCTCGACGCGCTCGTCGTTCCACTCCACGATCAACTCCCTCGCCGGGATCCTCTGGTGGGAGCAGCACACGGGCCGGGACGACCTGCGGGACGCGCGCCACCGCGCCGAGGAGTACCTGCTGGAGCGCCGGCTGATGTACCGGCTGTCCTCGGGCGAGCCGGTCGGGCCGTGGGTCAGGCTGCTGCACTATCCGTTCCGCGCCGTGTACTCCTCGCTCCGCGCGCTCGACCACCTGCGTCGGGCCTCGGCGACCGACGGCGCGCCACCCGACCCGCGCGCGGCCGAGGCGGTCGAGGTGCTCCGCTCCCAGCGGCACGAGGACGGTCGGTGGTACCAGGGCTACCGGCTGCCAGGTGAGCGCTGGTTCGAGATCGACGTCCCGGTGGGTGAGCCCTCCCCCTGGCTCACGCTCCACGCCCTGCGGGTGCTGCGCTGGTGGGACGCGGGGCAGCGCTCCTAG
- a CDS encoding RsmB/NOP family class I SAM-dependent RNA methyltransferase, whose protein sequence is MSVDAPRRAAYDVLRAVAESDSYANLVLPPLLAERRISGRDAAFATELAYGTLRLRGYYDAVLALCATRPLSEIDPRVLDALRLGAHQLLGMRVPPHAGVASTVDLVRDVAGPGAAKFANAVLRQVGRADPAEWDRRLAERATDRLELLAARTSHPAWIVRALRESLAADGAAGELGELLTADNAAPRVTLAARPGLVSERELEREHHVSPFPGVPTAWHLDGGDPGRIPAVRQGRLGVQDAGSQLVTLAFAGAPVTGRDRVWADLCAGPGGKSALLGALLAERTGWADGEADGRFDDEAETDARPVLVAGEVQPHRVGLVQRSVKAVPRGLIDVRQWDGRDLGRDEPGRFDRVLVDAPCTGLGALRRRPEARWRRTPADLDSLTGLQTALLTSAIDATRPGGVVGYVTCSPHLAETRGIVEPVLAGRDDVEPIDAVEVARAVAPGLAGIAETDGRGPFLQLWPHRHGTDAMFLALLRRR, encoded by the coding sequence ATGAGCGTCGACGCCCCCCGTCGCGCGGCGTACGACGTCCTGCGCGCGGTGGCCGAGTCGGACTCCTACGCCAACCTCGTGCTGCCGCCGCTCCTCGCCGAGCGCCGGATCTCCGGTCGCGACGCGGCGTTCGCGACCGAGCTGGCCTACGGAACGCTGCGGCTGCGCGGCTACTACGACGCGGTCCTCGCGCTGTGTGCGACCCGGCCACTGTCAGAGATCGACCCGCGCGTGCTCGACGCGCTCCGGCTGGGCGCGCACCAGCTCCTCGGGATGCGCGTCCCGCCGCACGCGGGGGTGGCCTCGACGGTCGACCTCGTGCGGGACGTCGCCGGCCCCGGCGCGGCGAAGTTCGCGAACGCGGTGCTGCGCCAGGTCGGTCGGGCCGACCCGGCCGAGTGGGACCGACGCCTCGCCGAGCGGGCGACGGACCGGCTCGAGCTGCTGGCCGCCCGCACGTCGCACCCGGCGTGGATCGTCCGCGCGCTGCGCGAGTCCCTCGCGGCCGACGGCGCAGCCGGCGAGCTGGGCGAGCTGCTGACCGCCGACAACGCCGCACCGCGCGTCACGCTGGCGGCTCGGCCCGGCCTCGTGTCGGAGCGGGAGCTGGAGCGCGAGCACCACGTGTCGCCGTTCCCCGGCGTCCCGACGGCGTGGCACCTGGACGGGGGAGACCCCGGCCGCATCCCGGCGGTGCGCCAGGGCCGGCTGGGGGTCCAGGACGCCGGGTCGCAGCTCGTGACGCTCGCGTTCGCCGGGGCGCCGGTCACGGGACGCGATCGCGTCTGGGCCGACCTGTGCGCCGGCCCCGGCGGCAAGTCGGCGCTGCTCGGGGCGCTGCTCGCCGAGCGGACCGGCTGGGCCGACGGAGAGGCCGACGGCCGGTTCGACGACGAGGCCGAGACCGACGCCCGGCCCGTGCTGGTCGCCGGCGAGGTCCAGCCGCACCGCGTCGGGCTCGTGCAGCGCAGCGTCAAGGCCGTGCCGCGGGGGCTGATCGACGTCCGCCAGTGGGACGGCCGCGACCTCGGACGGGACGAGCCGGGCCGGTTCGACCGGGTGCTCGTCGACGCCCCGTGCACGGGCCTCGGCGCGCTCCGCCGCCGCCCGGAGGCTCGCTGGCGGCGCACCCCGGCCGACCTGGACTCGCTCACCGGCCTCCAGACCGCGCTCCTGACCTCGGCGATCGACGCGACGCGCCCCGGCGGCGTGGTCGGGTACGTGACGTGCTCGCCGCACCTGGCCGAGACGCGGGGGATCGTGGAGCCCGTCCTGGCGGGACGCGACGACGTCGAGCCGATCGACGCGGTCGAGGTGGCGCGGGCGGTGGCGCCGGGGCTCGCCGGCATCGCCGAGACCGACGGACGCGGACCGTTCCTCCAGCTCTGGCCGCACCGCCACGGCACCGACGCGATGTTCCTCGCGCTGCTGCGCCGCCGCTAG
- a CDS encoding methionyl-tRNA formyltransferase, protein MPENLSSPRLRVLFAGSPDVAVPTLRALAERHDVVAVLTRPPARRRRRGSDEPSPVAVAARELGLQVLEWPTLRTPEARAAVEELDVDVAVVVAYGVLVPAALLEVPRLGWVNLHFSLLPAYRGAAPVQWAVRNGDELTGATVFRLETGMDTGPVIGAMTEVVRPRDTSGELLARLSVAGAPFVLRCLDALAAGTAVLAEQPTDGVSLAPRILPADARVPWTAPALAVDRFVRSMTPAPGAWTELGGVRVKLGPVLPAWATRRGGPPEVPEGLEPGEIAVTRTGVWVGTGGGAVELGDVAPAGKSWMRASDWARGARLEPGARFDWSAAGSGPEVSG, encoded by the coding sequence GTGCCCGAGAACCTCAGCTCACCGCGCCTGCGCGTCCTGTTCGCCGGCAGCCCCGACGTCGCGGTCCCGACGCTGCGCGCCCTCGCCGAGCGGCACGACGTCGTCGCGGTCCTCACCCGGCCGCCGGCGCGCCGTCGGCGGCGCGGCTCCGACGAGCCCAGCCCGGTCGCCGTCGCCGCGCGCGAGCTCGGGCTCCAGGTCCTGGAGTGGCCGACCCTGCGCACGCCGGAGGCCCGGGCCGCCGTCGAGGAGCTGGACGTCGACGTGGCGGTGGTCGTCGCCTACGGCGTGCTGGTCCCGGCCGCGCTGCTGGAGGTCCCTCGGCTCGGCTGGGTCAACCTGCACTTCTCGCTCCTGCCCGCCTACCGGGGCGCAGCGCCCGTGCAGTGGGCCGTCCGCAACGGCGACGAGCTCACCGGCGCGACCGTGTTCCGGCTCGAGACCGGCATGGACACCGGTCCGGTCATCGGCGCCATGACCGAGGTCGTCCGCCCCCGCGACACGAGCGGGGAGCTGCTGGCGCGGCTGTCCGTCGCCGGCGCCCCGTTCGTGCTCCGGTGCCTCGACGCGCTCGCCGCCGGCACCGCCGTCCTCGCGGAGCAGCCGACCGACGGCGTCAGCCTCGCCCCGCGCATCCTGCCCGCCGACGCGCGGGTGCCGTGGACGGCGCCCGCGCTGGCCGTCGACCGGTTCGTCCGCTCGATGACGCCGGCCCCGGGGGCGTGGACGGAGCTGGGCGGCGTCCGGGTCAAGCTCGGCCCCGTCCTCCCCGCCTGGGCGACGCGGCGCGGAGGGCCGCCCGAGGTCCCCGAGGGGCTGGAGCCGGGCGAGATCGCCGTGACGCGGACCGGGGTGTGGGTCGGCACGGGCGGTGGCGCGGTCGAGCTCGGCGACGTCGCTCCGGCCGGGAAGAGCTGGATGCGGGCGTCGGACTGGGCGCGCGGCGCGCGGCTCGAGCCCGGGGCAAGGTTCGACTGGTCCGCCGCCGGGTCCGGGCCGGAGGTGTCCGGATGA
- a CDS encoding primosomal protein N' — translation MTEGRDGGESADQAEATRIAEVAVDTPLLHLDRPFDYTIPRDLAGAGSPDDVVPGTRVKVRFAGRDRDGWVLAVRDRGPQDDGRTLQPLRRLVSPVVTLTPTIAALARAVADRYVGTLTDVLRFAVPSRHARAETGVLTALEKAGEPAGTVAPSTRPDPPTDPGGWARIHGGEALLRRLAAGEAPRAVWTHLGGPDSARAMIALAARATRAAGRSVLVVVPDVRDVDRIAPVLSESLGEEVVRLVASDGPSVRARAHLRALTGLARVAVGTRSAVWAPLVDLGLVVCWDDGDDSYAEQRAPYPFAPQVLAMRAEPERTALLYGSVGRSVWSHHLVATGWAAPLRADRATVRALTPRVHALDEEDVARTGAPARVPTPVWRAIGDGLEHGPVLVQSPRAGYVPHLVCAQCREVARCSATLGCDGALAFTDTSRDPVCVVCGELATRWRCVECGSTRLRAMRVGVRRTAEELGRAFPRTLVTASEAGSLTLEVDRRPRIVVATPGAEPEAEDGYAAGMLLDAPLATSLPGLTGGEEALRRWFNAASLVRADRPVLIAGGGDVRLAQTLVRWDPDGEADRELAERRELHFPPTVRAITLTGGLDAVTDLLMEIDLPEGAELLGPFPAPLEGRASGGRQRRAGAAEPETEAAADTVRALVRAPLAAGAELSSAVRTGMAVRSAHKREGTVRVVVDPKDW, via the coding sequence ATGACGGAGGGACGGGACGGGGGCGAGAGCGCCGACCAGGCCGAGGCGACGCGGATCGCCGAGGTCGCCGTCGACACGCCCCTGCTCCATCTCGACCGGCCGTTCGACTACACGATCCCGCGCGACCTGGCGGGCGCCGGCTCGCCCGACGACGTCGTCCCCGGCACCCGCGTCAAGGTGCGCTTCGCCGGCCGCGACCGGGACGGCTGGGTCCTCGCGGTCCGGGACCGCGGCCCACAGGACGACGGCCGCACCCTCCAGCCGCTGCGTCGGCTGGTCTCACCCGTCGTGACCCTGACGCCGACGATCGCCGCCCTCGCCAGGGCCGTCGCCGACCGGTACGTCGGCACGCTCACGGACGTGCTGCGGTTCGCCGTGCCGAGCCGCCACGCGCGCGCCGAGACGGGCGTCCTGACGGCGCTGGAGAAGGCGGGGGAGCCGGCCGGCACCGTCGCGCCGTCGACGCGGCCCGACCCGCCGACGGACCCGGGCGGCTGGGCGCGCATCCACGGTGGCGAGGCCCTGCTGCGCCGGCTCGCCGCCGGCGAGGCACCGCGCGCGGTCTGGACGCACCTCGGCGGCCCCGACTCGGCGCGGGCCATGATCGCGCTGGCGGCTCGGGCGACGCGCGCGGCCGGGCGGTCCGTCCTCGTCGTCGTGCCCGACGTGCGCGACGTCGACCGCATCGCCCCCGTGCTGAGCGAGTCGCTGGGCGAGGAGGTCGTCCGGCTCGTCGCCTCCGACGGTCCCAGCGTCCGGGCGCGCGCGCACCTGCGGGCGCTCACCGGGCTCGCGAGGGTTGCGGTCGGGACGCGGTCGGCCGTCTGGGCGCCGCTCGTCGACCTGGGGCTCGTCGTGTGCTGGGACGACGGCGACGACTCCTACGCGGAGCAGCGGGCCCCGTACCCGTTCGCGCCGCAGGTGCTCGCGATGCGCGCCGAGCCGGAGCGGACCGCGCTGCTGTACGGCAGCGTCGGCCGGTCGGTGTGGTCCCACCACCTCGTCGCGACGGGCTGGGCCGCCCCGCTGCGGGCCGACCGGGCCACCGTCCGCGCGCTGACGCCGCGCGTCCACGCGCTGGACGAGGAGGACGTCGCCCGGACCGGCGCGCCGGCGCGCGTCCCGACGCCCGTGTGGCGCGCCATCGGCGACGGGCTGGAGCACGGCCCGGTGCTGGTCCAGTCGCCCCGCGCCGGCTACGTCCCGCACCTGGTCTGCGCGCAGTGCCGCGAGGTGGCGCGCTGCTCCGCCACCCTCGGCTGCGACGGCGCGCTGGCCTTCACTGACACCTCCCGCGACCCCGTCTGCGTGGTCTGCGGCGAGCTCGCGACGCGGTGGCGGTGCGTCGAGTGCGGCTCGACCCGGCTGCGCGCCATGCGCGTCGGCGTCCGCCGCACGGCCGAGGAGCTGGGCCGCGCGTTCCCGCGCACGCTCGTCACGGCGAGCGAGGCCGGCAGCCTCACGCTCGAGGTCGACCGGAGGCCGCGGATCGTGGTCGCGACGCCCGGCGCGGAGCCCGAGGCAGAGGACGGCTACGCCGCCGGCATGCTGCTGGACGCCCCGCTCGCCACGTCCCTTCCCGGGCTCACCGGCGGTGAGGAGGCGCTGCGCCGCTGGTTCAACGCCGCCTCGCTCGTGCGCGCCGACCGGCCCGTCCTCATCGCCGGGGGCGGCGACGTCCGGCTCGCCCAGACGCTCGTGCGGTGGGACCCCGACGGCGAGGCCGACCGCGAGCTCGCGGAGCGCCGCGAGCTGCACTTCCCGCCGACGGTGCGGGCGATCACGCTGACTGGCGGGCTCGACGCCGTCACCGACCTGCTCATGGAGATCGACCTGCCTGAGGGCGCCGAGCTCCTCGGCCCGTTCCCGGCTCCGCTCGAAGGCCGGGCGAGCGGCGGACGGCAGCGCCGGGCAGGCGCCGCTGAACCGGAGACCGAGGCCGCCGCCGACACCGTCCGAGCGCTCGTGCGCGCCCCCCTGGCCGCGGGCGCGGAGCTCAGCTCCGCGGTCCGGACCGGCATGGCCGTGCGAAGCGCGCACAAGCGGGAGGGAACGGTGCGCGTCGTCGTCGATCCGAAGGACTGGTGA
- a CDS encoding GNAT family N-acetyltransferase has translation MRSRPTASAWRRSDAGALSSAFRADPALAVQVGGADLSTTDAAAAYLASTLADPDAAPPEDGTDRAPQRPSALPRTRSWAIDDDGLAVGSVTLSAIESRHGTAWASYWVAPSARGRGLAASALAAVSAWAFDAGLFRLELGHRVNNPASCRVAGRAGYLVEGIERGKLRYGAERFDVELHARLATDPDATVRALHLV, from the coding sequence GTGAGATCGCGGCCCACGGCCAGCGCGTGGCGTCGCTCGGACGCGGGGGCGCTGAGCTCGGCCTTCCGGGCCGACCCCGCGCTCGCCGTCCAGGTCGGCGGTGCCGACCTCTCGACGACGGACGCCGCGGCCGCCTATCTGGCGAGCACGCTCGCCGATCCGGACGCGGCACCGCCGGAGGACGGCACCGACCGTGCCCCGCAACGACCGAGCGCGCTGCCGCGAACGCGCTCGTGGGCGATCGACGACGACGGGCTGGCCGTCGGCAGCGTCACCCTCTCGGCCATCGAGAGCCGGCACGGGACCGCCTGGGCCTCCTACTGGGTGGCGCCGTCCGCCCGGGGGCGCGGGCTCGCCGCCTCGGCCCTCGCCGCGGTGTCCGCGTGGGCGTTCGACGCGGGGCTGTTCCGGCTCGAGCTCGGGCACCGCGTCAACAACCCCGCCTCGTGCCGGGTCGCCGGCCGGGCCGGCTACCTCGTCGAGGGGATCGAGCGGGGCAAGCTGCGCTACGGCGCGGAGAGGTTCGACGTCGAGCTGCACGCGCGCCTCGCGACCGATCCGGACGCGACGGTCCGGGCCCTCCACCTCGTCTAG
- the metK gene encoding methionine adenosyltransferase encodes MSQLRSFTSESVTEGHPDKLSDLVSDSILDALLTEDASAHVAVETLVTTGLVHVAGEINTTGYVEMPALVRGVITGVGYTSSEVGFDGASCGVSLSIGQQSHEIEQGLVKSHELREGVAIDPYDLQGAGDQGLMFGYASDETPTLMPLPIHLAHRLAERLAAVRRSGAVPHLRPDGKTQVTIGYEGDRPVALETVVMSAQHAPELAEDELAAALRSEVLEPVLAEHAPAGLDLDGLRVLVNPTGAFTIGGPMGDAGLTGRKIIVDTYGGMARHGGGAFSGKDPSKVDRSAAYAMRWVAKNVVAAGLARRCEAQVAYAIGRAHPVGVYVETFGTEAPGVTPEAIARAISRVFDLRPAAIIDSLDLLRPIYRLTSNYGHFGRELPELTWERTDRVAELTAAL; translated from the coding sequence GTGAGTCAGCTTCGTTCCTTCACGTCCGAGTCCGTCACCGAGGGTCACCCCGACAAGCTCAGCGACCTCGTCTCCGACTCGATCCTCGACGCGCTCCTGACCGAGGACGCCAGCGCACACGTCGCCGTCGAGACGCTCGTGACGACGGGGCTCGTCCACGTCGCCGGCGAGATCAACACGACCGGCTACGTCGAGATGCCGGCCCTGGTCCGCGGCGTCATCACGGGGGTGGGCTACACGTCGTCCGAGGTCGGGTTCGACGGCGCCTCCTGCGGCGTCTCGCTCTCCATCGGCCAGCAGTCGCACGAGATCGAGCAGGGCCTGGTGAAGTCCCACGAGCTGCGCGAGGGCGTCGCCATCGACCCCTACGACCTCCAGGGCGCCGGCGACCAGGGGCTCATGTTCGGGTACGCGAGCGACGAGACGCCCACCCTCATGCCGCTCCCGATCCACCTCGCGCACCGGCTCGCCGAGCGGCTGGCCGCGGTGCGCAGGTCCGGGGCGGTCCCGCACCTGCGGCCGGACGGCAAGACGCAGGTGACGATCGGGTACGAGGGGGACCGGCCCGTCGCGCTCGAGACCGTCGTCATGTCGGCGCAGCACGCGCCCGAGCTCGCGGAGGACGAGCTGGCCGCCGCACTGCGCTCCGAGGTGCTGGAGCCGGTCCTGGCCGAGCATGCGCCGGCCGGGCTCGACCTCGACGGGCTGCGGGTGCTCGTCAACCCGACCGGGGCGTTCACGATCGGCGGCCCGATGGGCGACGCCGGGCTGACCGGCCGGAAGATCATCGTCGACACCTACGGCGGCATGGCCCGCCACGGCGGCGGCGCGTTCTCCGGCAAGGACCCGTCGAAGGTCGACCGCTCGGCCGCCTACGCCATGCGCTGGGTGGCCAAGAACGTCGTCGCGGCCGGTCTCGCCCGCCGCTGCGAGGCGCAGGTGGCGTACGCCATCGGGCGCGCGCACCCCGTCGGCGTGTACGTCGAGACGTTCGGCACCGAGGCGCCCGGCGTGACGCCGGAGGCGATCGCCCGCGCGATCTCGCGCGTGTTCGACCTGCGACCGGCCGCGATCATCGACTCCCTCGACCTGCTCCGGCCGATCTACCGCCTGACCTCGAACTACGGCCACTTCGGCCGCGAGCTGCCCGAGCTGACGTGGGAGCGCACCGACCGCGTCGCGGAGCTGACCGCGGCGCTGTGA
- the coaBC gene encoding bifunctional phosphopantothenoylcysteine decarboxylase/phosphopantothenate--cysteine ligase CoaBC: MRILLGVGGGIAAYKAVGLLRLLSEAGHDVHVVPTPAALEFVGRATWESLAGHPIHTDVFTGAAETEHVHLGRSVDLAIVAPATANLLARAATGQADDLLTATLLTVTCPVLFSPAMHTEMWRHPATQANVATLRSRGAFVLDPASGRLAGADSGQGRLPEAADIAAAALALVAPRDLVGVRAVVTAGGTREPLDPVRFLGNRSSGRQGRAVAAALAARGADVTLVAAHVEVPLDLPGVTVERVSTALELERAVRALAPTADVVVMSAAVADYRVAEVSSAKIKKSADSPGLTLELVENPDILAGLVRDRALRRESGDAESGSTRPSVVVGFAAETGDAAGDTADGGGATVLDHGRAKARRKGADLLAVNAVGERAGFGDVPNAVTVLDAAGDVVGEVAGSKDDVAHGLVDLVAARLGVGGRD, from the coding sequence CTGCGCATCCTGCTCGGAGTCGGAGGAGGCATCGCCGCCTACAAGGCGGTGGGCCTCCTCCGTCTGCTTTCCGAGGCGGGGCACGACGTCCACGTCGTGCCCACGCCCGCCGCGCTCGAGTTCGTCGGCCGCGCCACCTGGGAGTCGCTGGCCGGGCACCCGATCCACACCGACGTGTTCACCGGTGCGGCGGAGACGGAGCACGTCCACCTCGGGCGCAGCGTCGACCTCGCGATCGTCGCCCCCGCCACGGCGAACCTGCTCGCCCGCGCCGCGACCGGCCAGGCCGACGACCTCCTGACGGCGACGCTGCTCACCGTCACCTGCCCCGTGCTGTTCTCGCCAGCGATGCACACGGAGATGTGGCGGCACCCGGCGACGCAGGCCAACGTGGCGACGCTGCGCTCGCGCGGCGCGTTCGTCCTCGACCCCGCCTCCGGACGGCTCGCCGGGGCCGACTCCGGCCAGGGCCGACTGCCCGAGGCCGCCGACATCGCCGCCGCAGCGCTGGCGCTCGTGGCGCCGCGGGACCTCGTCGGTGTCCGGGCCGTCGTCACCGCCGGCGGGACCCGCGAGCCGCTCGACCCCGTGCGCTTCCTCGGCAACCGCTCCTCGGGCCGCCAGGGCCGCGCCGTCGCGGCCGCGCTCGCCGCCCGCGGAGCCGACGTCACGCTCGTCGCCGCCCACGTCGAGGTGCCGCTCGACCTGCCCGGCGTCACCGTCGAGCGGGTCTCCACGGCACTCGAGCTGGAACGTGCCGTGCGCGCCCTCGCACCGACGGCCGACGTCGTCGTCATGTCGGCGGCGGTGGCCGACTACCGGGTGGCCGAGGTCAGCTCCGCCAAGATCAAGAAGTCCGCCGACTCGCCCGGGCTCACGCTCGAGCTGGTCGAGAACCCCGACATCCTCGCCGGCCTCGTCCGCGACCGCGCGCTGCGGCGGGAGTCCGGTGACGCCGAGAGCGGGTCGACGCGACCGTCCGTCGTCGTGGGCTTCGCGGCCGAGACGGGCGACGCGGCCGGCGACACCGCCGACGGCGGTGGTGCGACGGTGCTCGACCACGGCCGCGCGAAGGCGCGGCGCAAGGGCGCCGACCTGCTCGCCGTCAACGCCGTGGGGGAGCGCGCCGGCTTCGGCGACGTGCCGAACGCCGTCACCGTGCTCGACGCGGCCGGCGACGTCGTGGGCGAGGTCGCCGGCTCGAAGGACGACGTCGCCCACGGACTGGTCGATCTCGTCGCGGCGCGCCTGGGTGTCGGAGGGCGCGACTAA
- the rpoZ gene encoding DNA-directed RNA polymerase subunit omega: MAGTVAAPEGITDPPIDELLEVADSKYALVLYAAKRARQINAYYAQLHEGLLEYVGPLVETRNQEKPLSIAMREINKGLLDYTPTEE, translated from the coding sequence ATGGCCGGAACCGTCGCCGCCCCCGAGGGCATCACCGACCCGCCCATCGACGAGCTGCTCGAGGTCGCGGACTCCAAGTACGCGCTCGTGCTCTACGCCGCCAAGCGCGCTCGTCAGATCAACGCCTACTACGCCCAGCTCCACGAGGGCCTGCTCGAGTACGTCGGGCCGCTCGTCGAGACGCGCAACCAGGAGAAGCCGCTGTCGATCGCGATGCGCGAGATCAACAAGGGGCTGCTCGACTACACGCCCACCGAGGAGTAG